A genomic region of Lachnoclostridium edouardi contains the following coding sequences:
- a CDS encoding HAD-IIIC family phosphatase: MRELEYPFDGGELLKKKRQLRKILLGEPAARIKKKIAVLGGSTTHDIVKMLELFLLNQGICPEFYESEYNRYYEDAVFPNEKLAAFGPDIVYIHTTFRNITEGMFPKVTDSEKAIEEKLSQTYYHFQQAWEGLRKQYHCLIIQNNFEKLPYRLLGNMDIWDQRGRGWFLEQLNLRFSQYAQEHEDFLIQDIGWLAAEYGLSKWSDPVYWNMYKYSPAVPAIPELAFNLSNIIKAVYGKSKKAMALDLDNTLWGGVVGDDGPENIEIGQETGMAQIYLEFQNYLKEHQERGVLLTVNSKNEESNALAGLKRPDSALKPEDFAAIRANWEPKDKNLRQLAGELNLGLDAFVFVDDNPAERYRVSVQIPEVSVPEMTEGQEPEPEKYIRILDRSGFFEPIQLSGDDLKRNSMYQANTRRKQLETACENYEDYLHSLEMKGEIGPFSPVYMQRIAQLTNKSNQFNLTTKRFDQAELESCVADGNYLTLYGKLTDKFGDNGVVSVVMGKQEKDVLHLELWLMSCRVLKRDMEKAMLDQTVMEAKRRNIDWLIGYYYPTAKNEMVRYFYQDMGFLLVKEEADGSSVWKLNTKSYKKQNRVIAVNKCD; encoded by the coding sequence GAAAATTGCAGTGCTGGGCGGTTCTACCACCCATGATATTGTAAAGATGCTGGAACTGTTTTTGCTGAATCAGGGGATTTGTCCGGAATTTTACGAATCAGAGTACAACCGCTATTATGAAGACGCAGTGTTTCCAAATGAAAAGCTGGCTGCATTTGGGCCGGATATTGTATATATTCACACCACCTTCAGAAATATTACAGAGGGTATGTTTCCAAAGGTAACAGACTCAGAGAAAGCAATAGAAGAAAAACTTTCCCAGACATATTATCATTTCCAGCAGGCCTGGGAGGGACTGAGAAAACAGTACCACTGCCTGATTATCCAGAATAATTTTGAAAAACTGCCATACAGATTGCTGGGCAATATGGATATTTGGGATCAAAGGGGCAGGGGATGGTTTTTGGAGCAGCTGAACCTAAGGTTTAGTCAATATGCCCAGGAGCACGAGGACTTTTTGATTCAGGATATTGGATGGTTGGCAGCAGAATATGGGCTGAGTAAATGGAGTGATCCTGTATATTGGAACATGTATAAATACAGCCCGGCAGTGCCTGCTATTCCGGAACTGGCTTTTAATTTGTCAAATATTATAAAGGCTGTATACGGAAAAAGTAAGAAAGCTATGGCCCTGGATTTAGACAATACTTTGTGGGGCGGAGTTGTAGGGGACGACGGACCGGAAAATATTGAGATCGGCCAGGAGACAGGCATGGCCCAGATTTATCTGGAGTTTCAGAACTATTTAAAAGAACATCAGGAGAGAGGCGTTCTTTTAACAGTAAACTCTAAAAATGAGGAGAGCAATGCTTTGGCAGGGCTAAAGAGACCTGACAGCGCTTTAAAGCCAGAGGATTTTGCAGCCATAAGGGCCAACTGGGAGCCAAAGGACAAGAATTTGAGACAGCTTGCAGGGGAGCTGAATCTGGGCCTTGACGCCTTTGTATTTGTAGATGATAATCCGGCGGAAAGATACCGGGTGTCAGTTCAGATCCCGGAGGTCTCTGTTCCTGAAATGACAGAGGGACAAGAGCCAGAGCCGGAAAAATATATAAGGATTTTGGACCGTTCCGGATTTTTTGAGCCGATACAGCTGTCGGGAGATGATTTAAAAAGAAATAGCATGTATCAGGCAAACACCAGGAGAAAGCAGTTAGAGACAGCCTGTGAGAATTATGAGGACTACCTGCATTCTTTGGAGATGAAGGGAGAGATCGGGCCGTTTTCCCCTGTTTATATGCAGAGAATTGCCCAGCTGACAAATAAATCTAATCAATTTAATTTAACTACAAAACGGTTTGACCAGGCAGAGCTGGAGTCTTGCGTGGCAGATGGAAATTATCTTACCCTGTACGGAAAACTGACAGACAAATTTGGGGACAATGGAGTAGTTTCAGTTGTAATGGGAAAACAGGAAAAGGATGTGCTTCATCTGGAGCTTTGGCTGATGTCCTGCCGGGTATTAAAAAGGGATATGGAAAAGGCTATGCTGGACCAGACGGTGATGGAGGCCAAAAGGCGGAATATTGACTGGTTAATAGGATATTATTATCCTACGGCCAAAAATGAGATGGTCCGTTATTTTTATCAGGATATGGGCTTTTTGCTGGTGAAAGAAGAGGCGGACGGCTCGTCAGTGTGGAAGCTGAATACAAAGAGCTACAAAAAGCAGAATCGTGTAATTGCAGTGAATAAATGTGATTAA
- a CDS encoding acyl carrier protein, with product MTREEVFEKLNEVFQDVFDDSSIQVKDKTTAADIEDWDSLEHINLIVAVEAMFQIKFGMGQVTKMKNVGEMADIILEKLG from the coding sequence ATGACAAGGGAAGAAGTGTTTGAAAAGTTAAATGAAGTGTTCCAGGATGTATTTGACGATTCCTCTATCCAGGTAAAGGATAAGACAACGGCGGCAGATATTGAGGATTGGGACAGCCTAGAGCATATTAATCTGATTGTAGCTGTGGAGGCTATGTTTCAAATTAAATTTGGAATGGGCCAAGTTACAAAGATGAAAAATGTAGGGGAGATGGCTGATATCATTCTGGAGAAATTAGGTTAA
- a CDS encoding MBOAT family O-acyltransferase, with product MTFVSYEFFIFAGGIWLLYSVSSKIFSHSVRLKPGLLFLASAGFLWICGGWLSLIFYGLTAGLVWAGGLEIERRRDKKKQGTGHIFGAVLALLLCMLAVFRYINFPGYTVEEISWLTGGDWQWTPIEIAAPIAISFYTLTLLGYLIDVYWGSLKAEKNIFRLMLFGGFFPQMSVGPVARYDRLSPTLFGEPGITRSDIQEGCLTIVWGLFKKLVISERLAVIVNTVYGDMETYSGSFLVIGAVCFAFQLYTDFGGAVDIATGTARLFGVRLELNFNQPFYSRSVAEFWRRWHITLGGWFKDYVMYPLLKSRLFQKMGSWGKKRFGKKQGKKVPVIAGLFTVWFLLGLWHGGKWTFIIGSGLYHALLMSLAVAAEPAVKRFYEKTKISVDHPIWVMFQRVRTFILVAVGFVFFRSDSLAMAFNIFSGMFSGNTGLFTKEGFLSMGLSAADIMVLAVSMIILWWDSFRKEHREEECRQADEKNWKTAVSLLLAFVVLILGCYGRGYDPAAFIYAQF from the coding sequence ATGACATTTGTATCATATGAGTTTTTTATATTTGCAGGAGGGATTTGGCTCCTTTATAGCGTCTCGTCAAAAATATTTTCTCATTCAGTCAGGCTGAAGCCCGGATTATTGTTCTTAGCCAGCGCCGGGTTTTTGTGGATTTGCGGCGGCTGGCTAAGCCTGATTTTTTACGGGCTTACAGCAGGGCTTGTATGGGCAGGCGGATTGGAAATTGAGAGGCGAAGAGATAAGAAAAAGCAGGGAACCGGACATATTTTCGGGGCTGTACTTGCGCTTTTACTGTGTATGCTGGCAGTATTCCGGTATATAAATTTTCCAGGTTATACTGTGGAAGAAATCAGCTGGCTTACAGGAGGGGACTGGCAGTGGACGCCTATTGAAATAGCCGCGCCTATAGCCATATCCTTTTACACCCTGACTCTTCTGGGATATTTAATAGACGTATATTGGGGAAGCTTAAAGGCGGAAAAAAATATTTTCCGACTGATGCTGTTTGGAGGTTTCTTTCCCCAGATGTCAGTAGGCCCGGTGGCCCGGTATGACAGGCTTTCTCCCACTCTTTTTGGGGAGCCGGGGATTACACGGTCCGATATACAGGAAGGTTGCTTGACGATTGTCTGGGGCTTGTTTAAAAAGCTGGTGATTTCTGAACGGCTGGCTGTTATTGTAAATACAGTATATGGAGATATGGAAACCTACAGCGGAAGCTTTCTGGTAATAGGGGCGGTCTGCTTTGCATTTCAGCTTTATACAGACTTTGGAGGGGCTGTGGACATTGCCACAGGTACGGCCAGACTTTTTGGGGTTAGGCTGGAGCTTAATTTTAACCAGCCCTTTTATTCCAGGTCAGTGGCAGAATTCTGGAGAAGATGGCACATAACCTTAGGCGGATGGTTTAAGGATTATGTAATGTACCCTCTGTTAAAAAGCAGGCTGTTTCAGAAAATGGGAAGCTGGGGAAAAAAGCGTTTTGGAAAGAAGCAGGGGAAAAAGGTGCCTGTTATTGCAGGACTTTTTACGGTTTGGTTTTTGCTGGGGCTTTGGCATGGAGGAAAGTGGACCTTTATTATTGGCTCTGGTTTGTATCATGCCCTCCTTATGAGCCTTGCTGTGGCGGCGGAGCCGGCGGTTAAAAGGTTTTATGAAAAAACAAAAATATCTGTAGATCATCCGATTTGGGTAATGTTTCAAAGAGTGAGAACATTTATATTGGTGGCCGTGGGATTCGTCTTTTTCCGCTCTGATTCTCTGGCCATGGCTTTTAATATTTTTTCAGGAATGTTTTCCGGCAATACCGGTCTGTTTACCAAGGAAGGATTTCTTTCTATGGGGCTTTCAGCAGCCGACATCATGGTTTTGGCTGTTTCTATGATTATTTTATGGTGGGATTCCTTTAGAAAGGAACATAGGGAGGAAGAATGCAGGCAGGCTGATGAAAAAAACTGGAAAACAGCGGTAAGTCTATTGTTGGCCTTTGTTGTTTTAATTTTAGGCTGTTATGGAAGAGGATATGATCCGGCGGCCTTTATTTACGCTCAGTTTTAG
- the ilvN gene encoding acetolactate synthase small subunit yields the protein MERIVLSLLVDNTAGVLARVSGLFSRRGYNIESLTVGTTADERYSRMTVVSFGDQKILEQIKNQLEKLEDVRDIKELRGKSSVYRELILIKVKANANERQAVSAIANIFRASIVDVGKESLTVMLTGDQSKLDALINLMEDYEILELARTGVTGLSRGAEDIRYLP from the coding sequence ATGGAAAGAATTGTTTTATCTTTATTAGTAGACAATACAGCAGGTGTGCTTGCCAGGGTTTCCGGGCTGTTCAGCCGAAGGGGATATAACATTGAAAGTTTGACTGTAGGTACCACTGCAGATGAAAGATATTCCAGAATGACCGTGGTTTCCTTTGGAGACCAGAAGATTCTGGAGCAGATTAAGAATCAGCTGGAAAAGCTGGAGGACGTAAGGGATATTAAGGAATTAAGAGGAAAAAGCTCTGTATACAGAGAGCTGATTTTGATTAAGGTGAAGGCCAATGCCAACGAGAGACAGGCAGTGTCGGCTATCGCCAATATTTTCCGGGCTTCCATTGTAGACGTGGGAAAGGAATCCCTGACTGTTATGCTGACAGGAGATCAGTCTAAGCTGGATGCTTTGATTAATCTTATGGAGGATTATGAGATTCTGGAGTTAGCCAGAACAGGCGTAACAGGTTTATCCAGAGGCGCGGAGGATATCCGCTATTTACCGTAA
- the ilvC gene encoding ketol-acid reductoisomerase, whose protein sequence is MAKIYYQEDCNLSMLDGKTIAVIGYGSQGHAQALNAKESGCHVIIGLYEGSRSWAKAEAAGFEVYTAAEAAKRADIIMILINDEKQAKMYKESVEPNLTEGKMIMFSHGFAIHFGQIVPPKNVDVTMIAPKGPGHTVRSQYQEGKGVPCLIAVHQDATGKAHDLALAYALAIGGARAGVLQTTFREETETDLFGEQAVLCGGVCALMKAGFETLVEAGYEPESAYFECIHEMKLIVDLIFESGFAGMRYSISNTAEYGDYITGPKVVTDETKKAMKQILRDIQDGTFAKDWLTENSVNCPHFLAMRKREAGHQLEKTGAELRKLYSWNDGNKLIDN, encoded by the coding sequence ATGGCAAAGATTTATTATCAGGAAGACTGCAATCTGTCCATGCTGGATGGAAAAACCATCGCAGTAATCGGTTACGGCAGCCAGGGACATGCGCAGGCGTTAAATGCAAAGGAATCAGGATGTCACGTAATTATCGGCCTTTATGAGGGAAGCAGATCATGGGCAAAGGCAGAGGCTGCAGGATTTGAAGTATACACAGCGGCAGAGGCTGCAAAAAGAGCTGACATTATTATGATTCTGATTAATGACGAGAAGCAGGCTAAGATGTACAAGGAGTCTGTAGAGCCAAATCTGACAGAGGGCAAGATGATTATGTTCTCCCACGGATTTGCAATCCACTTTGGACAGATTGTTCCGCCAAAGAATGTAGACGTTACTATGATTGCTCCAAAGGGACCTGGCCACACAGTAAGAAGCCAGTACCAGGAGGGCAAAGGCGTTCCTTGTCTGATTGCAGTACATCAGGATGCTACAGGAAAGGCTCACGATTTAGCATTAGCTTATGCTTTGGCAATCGGCGGAGCAAGAGCAGGAGTGCTTCAGACCACATTCCGTGAAGAGACGGAGACAGACCTTTTCGGCGAGCAGGCAGTGCTTTGCGGCGGCGTTTGCGCTTTAATGAAAGCAGGCTTTGAGACTTTAGTGGAAGCTGGATATGAGCCGGAAAGCGCATATTTTGAGTGTATCCATGAGATGAAGCTGATTGTAGACCTGATCTTTGAAAGCGGTTTTGCAGGAATGAGATATTCTATTTCCAACACTGCTGAGTACGGAGATTACATTACAGGTCCTAAGGTTGTTACAGACGAGACTAAGAAAGCAATGAAGCAGATTCTGAGAGATATCCAGGACGGCACATTTGCAAAAGACTGGCTGACAGAGAATTCTGTAAATTGTCCTCACTTCCTGGCAATGAGAAAGAGGGAGGCCGGACATCAGCTGGAGAAGACAGGAGCTGAGCTTAGAAAGCTGTACAGCTGGAACGACGGAAATAAACTGATTGACAACTAA
- a CDS encoding LysR family transcriptional regulator, giving the protein MEQHLSQYKIFYEVAKTGNISRAAKELYISQPAISKAISKLEDNLEVTLFTRNSRGVHLTEEGELLFTHTKAAFEFLDRGEKELKRIRDFNIGQLRIGVSTTLCRYILLPYLKAFIDKYPHVKITIESQATAHTLSMLEHQQIDIGVVAEPENKKSLTFTPIQNIHDIFVSTQSYLDNLHLREGDEADLFQTANIMLLDRNNLTRRHIDDYMAQHNMVPNQVLEVTTMDLLIEFAKIGMGVGCVIKEFVQDELDRKELVEIPLEAEIQYRTIGFAYSNFPLSSTLGLFLNFIQEQAIIKN; this is encoded by the coding sequence ATGGAACAACATCTTTCTCAATATAAGATTTTTTATGAGGTAGCCAAAACAGGCAATATTTCCAGAGCGGCCAAAGAACTTTATATCAGCCAGCCAGCCATCAGCAAGGCCATCAGCAAGCTGGAGGACAATCTGGAGGTTACTTTATTTACAAGAAATTCCAGAGGAGTCCACCTTACAGAAGAAGGGGAGCTACTTTTCACCCACACAAAGGCTGCTTTTGAGTTTTTAGACCGGGGAGAAAAAGAGCTGAAGCGGATTCGGGATTTTAATATCGGTCAGCTGCGCATCGGCGTCAGCACCACCTTATGCAGGTATATTCTCCTGCCTTATTTAAAGGCGTTTATTGATAAATACCCTCATGTTAAAATTACCATTGAAAGCCAGGCTACTGCTCACACCTTATCTATGCTGGAGCATCAGCAGATAGATATTGGAGTTGTGGCGGAGCCTGAAAATAAAAAAAGCCTGACCTTTACTCCCATCCAGAATATTCACGATATCTTTGTCTCCACTCAAAGCTATCTGGATAATCTTCATCTGAGGGAGGGAGATGAGGCCGATTTATTCCAAACTGCAAATATTATGCTTCTGGACCGAAATAACTTAACAAGGCGCCACATTGACGACTACATGGCCCAGCACAACATGGTGCCTAATCAGGTTTTAGAAGTAACTACTATGGATCTGCTAATAGAATTTGCCAAAATCGGCATGGGCGTAGGCTGTGTTATTAAAGAATTTGTTCAGGACGAGCTGGACAGAAAAGAATTAGTGGAAATTCCCCTGGAGGCGGAAATTCAATACAGAACGATTGGCTTTGCCTACAGCAATTTCCCTTTATCCTCCACCTTAGGATTGTTTTTAAACTTTATTCAGGAGCAGGCTATTATTAAAAATTAG